From a single Fusarium fujikuroi IMI 58289 draft genome, chromosome FFUJ_chr03 genomic region:
- a CDS encoding related to regulatory protein for the arginine catabolic pathway, whose amino-acid sequence MASFMADNSSSPSNSWPLDQFVQDPGYLAYQEELRCLIFNTAQTAAPSREASTTPGNYGPTDEELAAQAQTKAALASGRRLEYLKNYVAQVAPWLDMFDSSGAFTVQVPVLARSCPALLYAVLALSARQMERKEARQHSFDSLELYQEAIRLLNPLLQARDLTIIPICVILCCLEMMSASPQDWRRHLEGCAALFDSFDVNGFSGGLLQAVFWCYARMDLCGALISDGTQGTLVPLDKWLPPGSDPNSAADIFQDHRSPDMHANYSVYLCSKACELVADRTHYVELGDSNGCDSATFERRWLRLWHDLQSWLEDRPAEVVPVQFIESRPFPQILFVHWAGISSNQLYHTACTLLLGSKPREVKLDVGPTGSSIWHAKCICGISLTNPHQGCLNNAIQPLWIAGRLLSHKSEHLLLSKLILSIEAMTGWATNWRIADLEHAWGYKVR is encoded by the exons ATGGCGTCTTTCATGGCAGACAATTCTTCATCGCCCTCCAATAGCTGGCCACTGGATCAGTTCGTCCAGGATCCTGGATACCTCGCATACCAGGAAGAACTTCGGtgcctcatcttcaacacagcTCAGACTGCAGCACCATCCCGCGAAGCTTCAACTACACCCGGAAACTATGGGCCAACTGACGAAGAGCTCGCAGCTCAGGCTCAGACAAAGGCAGCCCTTGCTTCCGGACGACGACTTGAATACCTCAAGAACTATGTCGCCCAAGTAGCTCCCTGG CTCGATATGTTTGATAGCAGCGGAGCATTCACTGTTCAAGTACCAGTCCTTGCTCGTAGTTGCCCAGCTCTTCTCTATGCAGTCCTCGCCCTGTCCGCTCGCCAGATGGAGCGTAAAGAGGCCAGGCAGCATTCATTCGATAGTCTAGAGCTCTACCAGGAAGCTATTCGTCTCCTTAACCCCCTACTTCAAGCCCGAGACCTCACTATAATCCCGATATGCGTCATTCTCTGCTGTCTAGAAATGATGTCTGCAAGTCCACAAGACTGGCGCCGTCACCTCGAAGGGTGCGCTGCCCTCTTCGATTCGTTTGATGTCAACGGTTTCAGTGGCGGCCTCCTTCAAGCCGTCTTTTGGTGCTATGCAAGAATGG ATCTATGTGGTGCGCTCATTTCTGATGGAACTCAAGGCACATTGGTACCACTGGACAAATGGCTACCTCCCGGCTCGGATCCAAACTCCGCCGCTGACATCTTTCAAGACCACCGCTCACCAGATATGCACGCCAACTACTCAGTGTATCTCTGCTCTAAAGCCTGTGAGCTCGTTGCCGACCGCACTCACTATGTCGAGCTTGGGGATAGCAATGGTTGCGATTCTGCAACCTTTGAAAGACGGTGGCTACGACTCTGGCACGATCTTCAATCTTGGTTGGAGGATCGACCGGCAGAAGTGGTTCCTGTCCAATTCATTGAAAGTCGACCATTTCCTCAGATCCTCTTTGTTCACTGGGCAGGGATCTCATCTAATCAGCTTTATCACACAGCCTGCACGTTGTTGCTAGGATCGAAACCTCGGGAAGTCAAGCTCGACGTGGGACCGACAGGATCTTCCATCTGGCATGCTAAATGTATATGTGGCATTTCCTTGACCAACCCCCATCAAGGCTGCCTCAATAATGCCATCCAGCCACTTTGGATTGCAGGGAGACTTCTCAGTCACAAGTCAGAACATTTGCTTCTTTCCAAGTTGATCCTGAGCATAGAGGCGATGACGGGGTGGGCAACTAATTGGCGCATAGCCGACCTCGAACATGCATGGGGTTACAAGGTTAGATGA
- a CDS encoding probable D-xylose reductase, with amino-acid sequence MAPSTIKLASGYEMPLVGFGLWKVPADQAADTVYNAIKSGYRLFDGAYDYQNEREAGQGIQRAIKEGLVKREDIFVTTKLWNNYHAKEHALAFAQSQNEAWGLGYIDLYLIHFPVALEYIEPEKRRYPAWWMDDQGTVKPANVPIRETWEALEEVVDQGIAKSIGVSNFQAQSLYDAQRYARHPISSLQIEHHPYLVQPDLIAMAQENNIAVTAYSSFGPQSFKELPGIFSKRADGAEPLLESSLIKVIAGKYGKTPAQVLLRWATQRNIAVIPKSNNPSRLAQNLDVMSFGLSREEIESISALDRGLRFNDPGFYLPNFPLRIFA; translated from the exons ATGGCTCCCTCTACCATCAAGCTCGCATCTGGCTATGAAATGCCCTTGGTTGGCTTTGGCCTCTGGAAGGTTCCCGCCGACCAAGCAGCTGATACCGTCTACAAC GCCATCAAGTCTGGATACAGACTCTTCGACGGAGCATACGATTACCAGAACGAAAGGGAAGCAGGCCAAGGTATCCAGCGCGCTATCAAGGAAGGACTTGTGAAGCGTGAGGATATCTTTGTCACCACGAAGCTTTGGAATAACTACCATGCGAAAGAACATGCCCTTGCCTTTGCCCAATCCCAGAATGAGGCGTGGGGTCTTGGATATATCGATCTGTATCTCATCCACTTCCCGGTTGCCCTCGAGTATATTGAGCCTGAGAAACGACGCTATCCT GCCTGGTGGATGGATGATCAGGGTACTGTCAAGCCGGCTAACGTTCCCATTCGTGAAACATGGGAGGCGCTCGAGGAAGTTGTCGACCAAGGTATCGCCAAGTCCATTGGCGTGTCGAACTTCCAAGCCCAGTCCCTCTATGATGCCCAACGTTACGCGCGTCACCCTATATCCTCTCTGCAGATCGAACACCATCCCTACCTTGTCCAGCCAGACCTCATTGCCATGGCTCAAGAGAACAACATCGCTGTGACAGCATACTCATCATTTGGACCCCAGAGCTTTAAAGAGCTCCCCGGTATCTTCTCTAAAAGAGCCGATGGTGCCGAGCCTCTTCTTGAGtccagtctcatcaaggtcattgcTGGAAAATATGGTAAGACTCCTGCTCAGGTTCTGCTACGGTGGGCAACGCAGCGCAACATTGCTGTCATTCCCAAGTCAAATAACCCCAGTCGCCTGGCGCAGAATCTGGATGTTATGAGTTTTGGCCTTTCTCGAGAAGAGATCGAGAGCATATCTGCTCTGGACCGCGGGTTAAGGTTCAATGATCCTGGCTTCTATCTTCCTAACTTTCCTCTTCGTATCTTTGCTTGA
- a CDS encoding probable L-arabinitol 4-dehydrogenase, with product MCSLAASQPLTHDVAPIVDELKVMLNGYSSDTQTLKAPLPNPSLQVTADHNLKRVDAPVYAPKPGEVLVHIKATGICGSDVHFWKTGCIGSLVFEGDCIIGHEAAGVVIRVGEDVADLQPGDRVAVEPGVSCGHCFLCKDGRYNLCEDVQFSGVYPYAGTLQRYKVHPAKWLHKLPDSVSFAEGALLEPLSVVLHGINSAPITLGTPAVICGAGPIGLLALAAARASGAHPLAITDVEPKRLAFAKEFVPTAITYQVDISKSNEQNGKSVRKLFGETEYVQPRVVFECTGIESSVCSAAYMVRRGGVLMVVGVGRSIMNNLPFMHLSLAEIQLRFINRYKDTWPAGIACIEGGLIDAKKLVSHVFPLEQALEGLSLSADPKNGCIKVQIVDETETTYF from the exons ATGTGTTCGCTGGCAGCCTCACAACCCCTCACCCACGATGTAGCACcgattgttgatgagctcaaggtcATGCTCAACGGCTATTCTAGCGATACGCAAACTCTCAAGGCTCCCCTACCGAACCCATCATTGCAGGTCACGGCAGATCACAACTTGAAAAGAGTCGACGCGCCTGTGTATGCACCCAAGCCTGGCGAGGTTCTTGTTCACATCAAGGCCACCGGTATTTGCGG TTCTGATGTTCATTTTTGGAAAACAGGATGTATAGGTTCCCTTGTATTTGAGGGCGATTGCATCATTGGACATGAGGCCGCTGGTGTTGTGATTCGTGTTGGTGAGGATGTTGCAGATCTCCAACCAG GCGACCGGGTGGCTGTTGAGCCTGGTGTTTCTTGCGGTCATTGCTTTCTGTGTAAAGACGGCCGATACAATCTCTGTGAAGATGTGCAGTTCTCCGGGGTATACCCTTATGCAGGAACTCTGCAGCGATACAAGGTTCATCCTGCCAAATGGCTTCATAA ACTTCCCGATAGTGTCTCCTTCGCCGAGGGCGCCCTTCTCGAGCCCCTGAGCGTCGTCCTCCACGGCATAAACTCCGCCCCGATCACACTCGGAACGCCTGCTGTGATCTGTGGTGCTGGCCCTAttggccttcttgccctCGCCGCCGCGCGAGCTTCTGGGGCCCATCCCCTGGCCATCACCGATGTTGAACCCAAACGACTGGCCTTTGCAAAGGAGTTCGTTCCCACCGCTATTACGTATCAGGTTGACATTAGCAAGAGCAACGAGCAGAATGGGAAGTCTGTGAGGAAGCTGTTCGGTGAAACAGAGTATGTTCAGCCTAGGGTTGTGTTTGAATGTACCGGTATCGAAAGCAGTGTATGCTCCGCTGCGTATATGGTACGTCGTGGGGGTGTTCTCATGGTTGTCGGTGTTGGCAGGTCGATTATGAACAATCTGCCTTTTATGCATTTGTCTCTTGCCGAG ATTCAACTTCGATTCATCAACAGATACAAGGACACCTGGCCAGCAGGTATTGCGTGTATTGAGGGGGGCTTGATAGATGCGAAGAAGTTGGTATCGCATGTTTTCCCTCTGGAACAGGCTCTGGAGGGTTTGTCTTTATCGGCAGACCCTAAGAATGGGTGCATCAAGGTGCAAATTGTGGATGAGACTGAGACAACGTACTTTTAA